A window of Mucilaginibacter sp. PAMC 26640 contains these coding sequences:
- a CDS encoding 6-phosphogluconate dehydrogenase — MNTTKIGWIGLGLMGIPMSQQLVKAGYPLTVYNRNKDKAASLTKQGADIAGTPGELIQNTDVVIIMVTDDNAINEIFNGDSGLLNAKTSGKIIINMSTVSPAISKQMGALCKQQGNHYLDAPVSGSVKQAETAALVIMAGGDPATFNKVKPILDCMGKMALNIGDIGAGNAAKLAINSLLSIHAQALAEALILAKRNGIAPETLLELLNNGALANPFMKIKGEAILSDNYKPAFSLNNIVKDLKLAKDIGLTTPMGQTALETFSAAQGEFGEEDLIAVMKQVEK, encoded by the coding sequence ATGAACACAACAAAAATTGGCTGGATAGGCCTCGGTTTAATGGGGATCCCCATGTCGCAGCAATTGGTGAAAGCAGGTTACCCCTTAACGGTGTATAACCGTAATAAAGATAAAGCGGCATCGCTTACAAAACAGGGTGCCGATATAGCAGGCACGCCCGGCGAACTCATCCAGAATACGGACGTGGTCATCATCATGGTAACGGATGATAACGCAATCAACGAGATCTTTAATGGTGATAGCGGACTGTTAAACGCAAAAACAAGCGGCAAGATTATTATTAACATGAGCACGGTATCACCGGCTATCAGTAAGCAAATGGGGGCATTGTGCAAACAGCAGGGCAACCATTACCTGGATGCACCGGTATCCGGCAGCGTTAAGCAAGCCGAAACTGCTGCCCTGGTTATTATGGCAGGTGGCGACCCTGCAACTTTTAACAAAGTGAAGCCAATTTTAGATTGCATGGGTAAAATGGCGCTCAATATAGGTGACATAGGTGCAGGCAACGCGGCTAAACTGGCCATCAACTCCTTGCTGAGCATTCATGCCCAAGCCCTGGCAGAAGCGCTGATTTTAGCCAAACGCAATGGCATAGCCCCGGAAACTTTATTGGAACTACTGAACAACGGCGCATTGGCTAATCCATTTATGAAAATAAAAGGAGAGGCTATCCTCTCGGACAATTACAAACCCGCTTTCTCTTTAAACAACATCGTTAAAGATCTTAAACTGGCTAAAGACATTGGGTTAACCACACCAATGGGACAAACAGCCTTAGAAACTTTCTCAGCCGCGCAGGGTGAGTTTGGCGAAGAAGATTTGATAGCGGTGATGAAGCAGGTGGAGAAATAG
- a CDS encoding phosphopantothenoylcysteine decarboxylase, protein MLESKKIILAVCGSIAAYKSATLVRLLVKAGAQVQVVMTPDATNFITPLTLSTLSKRPVYSEYFKPETGEWNNHVELGLWGDMMIIAPASANTMAKMAGGLVNNLLTAVYLSAKCPVYFAPAMDLDMWKHDATQQNILHIKSFGNILIPPGSGELASGLHGEGRMAEPEEIISFIEADIIQKLPLANYKVLVTAGPTYEAIDPVRFIGNHSSGKMGFAIADELASLGADVILIAGPTAQKSIYKSITRINVTSAADMLLACETNFAQANGCIMCAAVADYTPADVASQKIKKQDGDLNIQLKKTTDILKTLGTNKRDEQVLIGFALETNNEEEHAIAKLKSKNLDLIVLNSLNDAGAGFQTDTNKITMIDRNLNKTVFGLKNKNEVAKDICAKFIQLLK, encoded by the coding sequence ATGTTAGAATCTAAAAAGATTATCCTTGCAGTTTGTGGCAGCATAGCGGCTTATAAGTCGGCTACGCTGGTGCGTTTATTGGTTAAGGCCGGCGCGCAGGTGCAGGTGGTTATGACGCCGGATGCGACTAACTTTATCACGCCGCTTACTCTATCTACCCTTTCTAAACGCCCCGTATACAGCGAATACTTTAAGCCTGAAACCGGTGAGTGGAACAACCATGTAGAGCTGGGCCTTTGGGGCGATATGATGATTATTGCCCCGGCAAGCGCGAATACAATGGCCAAAATGGCTGGCGGATTGGTAAACAATTTACTTACAGCAGTTTACCTTTCTGCTAAATGCCCGGTATATTTTGCACCGGCAATGGATCTGGATATGTGGAAGCATGATGCTACACAACAAAACATCCTCCACATTAAATCCTTCGGTAATATATTGATCCCGCCCGGTAGCGGAGAACTGGCAAGCGGACTACACGGTGAGGGCCGCATGGCCGAACCCGAAGAGATTATATCCTTTATAGAAGCTGACATCATACAAAAACTTCCGCTGGCTAATTACAAAGTGCTGGTTACAGCCGGCCCAACTTATGAGGCGATAGACCCGGTGCGCTTTATCGGCAACCACTCCTCGGGCAAAATGGGCTTTGCCATTGCCGATGAACTGGCTTCACTGGGTGCAGATGTTATTTTGATTGCCGGGCCAACCGCACAAAAAAGCATATACAAGAGCATTACCCGTATAAATGTAACCAGCGCTGCCGATATGCTGTTAGCGTGCGAAACCAATTTTGCCCAAGCCAATGGCTGTATTATGTGTGCCGCTGTAGCAGACTATACCCCCGCTGATGTGGCTTCGCAAAAGATAAAAAAGCAAGATGGCGATTTGAACATCCAGCTAAAAAAAACGACCGATATTTTAAAAACCCTCGGCACTAACAAACGCGATGAGCAGGTACTGATAGGTTTTGCGCTGGAAACCAATAACGAAGAAGAACACGCTATTGCAAAACTGAAAAGTAAAAACCTGGATCTGATCGTACTGAATTCATTAAACGATGCCGGCGCGGGGTTTCAAACCGACACGAACAAGATCACCATGATTGACAGGAACCTGAACAAAACAGTGTTCGGACTGAAAAATAAAAATGAGGTAGCAAAAGATATTTGTGCTAAATTTATCCAACTGCTAAAATGA
- a CDS encoding molecular chaperone DnaK (heat shock protein 70; assists in folding of nascent polypeptide chains; refolding of misfolded proteins; utilizes ATPase activity to help fold; co-chaperones are DnaJ and GrpE; multiple copies in some bacteria) — protein MSKIIGIDLGTTNSCVAVMEGNEPVVIANSEGKRTTPSVVAFVNDGERKVGDPAKRQAITNPTKTISSIKRFMGNQFNEVTKEAERMPYNVVKGDNNTPRVEIGDRKYTPQELSAMILQKMKKTAEDFLGHEVTEAVITVPAYFNDAQRQATKEAGEIAGLKVRRIINEPTAAALAYGLDKAHKDMKIAVFDCGGGTHDVSILELGDGVFEVKSTDGDTHLGGDDFDQVIIDWMADEFKSDEGVDLRKDPMALQRLKESAEKAKIELSSSTQTEINLPYITANDGVPKHLVKTLTRAKFEQLADSLIKRTIEPCRTALKNAGYNVSDIDEVILVGGSTRIPAIQDAVQKFFGKSPSKGVNPDEVVAIGAAIQGGVLTGEVKDVLLLDVTPLSLGIETMGGVMTKLIESNTTIPTKKSETFSTASDNQPSVEIHILQGERPMAQGNRTIGRFHLDGIPPAPRGVPQVEVTFDIDANGILHVSAKDKATGKEQKIRIEASSGLTDAEIKKMKDEAEANADSDKKAKEEVEKLNGADALIFSTEKQLKEYGDKIPADKKGAIESGLEKLKAAYSAKDFDAIETAQAELNTAWTAASEDMYKASADGGQQQGAPDAGQPHAEGNADNVTDVDFEEVK, from the coding sequence ATGTCTAAAATAATTGGAATCGACTTAGGAACAACCAATTCCTGCGTTGCTGTAATGGAAGGCAACGAGCCTGTTGTTATAGCTAACAGTGAAGGTAAACGTACTACGCCGTCAGTAGTTGCTTTTGTAAACGATGGCGAACGTAAAGTTGGCGATCCGGCAAAACGCCAGGCTATCACCAACCCAACAAAAACTATATCTTCTATTAAACGCTTCATGGGTAACCAGTTCAACGAGGTTACTAAAGAAGCTGAGCGCATGCCTTACAACGTGGTTAAAGGTGACAACAACACCCCTCGTGTAGAAATCGGCGACCGTAAATATACACCACAGGAACTTTCTGCCATGATCCTTCAGAAAATGAAGAAAACTGCAGAAGATTTCTTAGGCCATGAAGTTACTGAAGCGGTTATTACTGTACCTGCTTATTTTAACGATGCACAGCGCCAGGCAACTAAAGAAGCCGGTGAAATTGCTGGTTTAAAAGTTCGCCGTATCATCAACGAGCCTACTGCTGCTGCCCTTGCTTACGGCTTGGATAAAGCACATAAGGATATGAAAATTGCCGTATTTGATTGCGGTGGTGGTACACATGACGTTTCTATCCTTGAATTAGGCGATGGCGTGTTCGAAGTAAAATCTACCGATGGTGATACACACTTAGGTGGTGATGACTTTGACCAGGTAATTATCGACTGGATGGCAGATGAATTTAAAAGTGACGAAGGTGTTGATCTGCGTAAAGACCCAATGGCTTTACAACGTTTAAAAGAATCTGCTGAGAAAGCTAAAATTGAATTATCAAGCTCAACTCAAACAGAGATCAACCTTCCATACATTACTGCTAATGATGGCGTGCCTAAGCACTTGGTTAAAACTTTAACCCGTGCTAAATTTGAGCAACTGGCCGACAGCCTGATAAAACGTACGATTGAGCCTTGCCGTACCGCATTGAAAAATGCAGGTTACAACGTTTCTGATATCGACGAAGTGATCCTGGTAGGTGGTTCTACCCGTATCCCTGCTATCCAGGATGCTGTACAAAAATTCTTTGGGAAATCGCCTTCAAAAGGTGTTAACCCGGATGAAGTTGTAGCTATCGGTGCTGCTATACAAGGTGGTGTATTAACTGGTGAGGTTAAAGATGTGTTGTTATTAGATGTTACCCCATTATCATTGGGTATCGAAACAATGGGTGGAGTAATGACCAAACTGATCGAATCTAACACAACTATCCCAACTAAAAAATCAGAAACTTTCTCAACTGCCAGCGATAATCAGCCATCAGTAGAGATCCATATATTACAGGGAGAGCGCCCAATGGCACAGGGTAACCGTACCATAGGTCGTTTCCACCTGGATGGTATTCCACCAGCACCTCGTGGTGTACCACAGGTAGAAGTAACCTTTGATATTGATGCTAACGGTATATTGCATGTATCTGCAAAAGATAAAGCAACCGGTAAAGAGCAAAAGATCCGTATCGAAGCTTCATCAGGCTTAACTGATGCAGAGATCAAAAAGATGAAGGACGAAGCAGAAGCGAATGCTGATTCGGACAAAAAGGCTAAAGAAGAAGTTGAAAAACTGAACGGTGCCGATGCCTTGATCTTCTCTACAGAAAAACAACTGAAAGAGTACGGTGATAAGATTCCTGCAGATAAAAAAGGCGCTATCGAATCTGGCTTAGAGAAATTGAAAGCTGCTTACTCAGCGAAAGATTTCGACGCTATCGAAACCGCACAGGCAGAATTAAATACTGCATGGACAGCTGCTTCTGAAGACATGTACAAAGCATCAGCAGATGGTGGCCAGCAACAAGGCGCTCCTGACGCAGGCCAGCCACATGCAGAAGGCAATGCTGACAACGTAACAGATGTTGACTTTGAAGAAGTGAAGTAA
- a CDS encoding RNA polymerase Rpb6, producing MTTNNTNKPAVASSTVTRDLRELDVKTDNIYESLVIMSKRANQISNNIKEELHQKLSEFASANDNLEEVFENREQIEISKYYEKLPKPTLVAVQEFLDDKVYYRNPNKEQQ from the coding sequence ATGACAACCAACAACACAAATAAGCCAGCTGTAGCCAGCAGCACCGTAACACGTGACCTGCGTGAACTGGATGTGAAAACCGACAATATCTATGAGTCGCTTGTAATTATGTCAAAAAGGGCAAACCAGATATCAAACAATATAAAGGAAGAGTTACACCAAAAACTTTCTGAGTTTGCATCAGCAAATGATAACCTGGAAGAAGTTTTTGAAAACCGCGAGCAGATAGAAATCTCTAAATATTACGAAAAATTACCTAAACCTACCCTGGTAGCTGTGCAGGAATTTTTAGATGACAAGGTTTACTACCGCAACCCGAACAAAGAACAGCAATAA
- a CDS encoding 1-hydroxy-2-methyl-2-(E)-butenyl 4-diphosphate synthase: protein MNADALKMLPGRYCNSLTEYARFVTREVFIGDVPMGGNNPIRIQSMTTTDTMDTIGTVEQSIRMVDAGCEYVRITAPSLKEANNLAEIKKQLRQRGYTVPLVADIHFTPNAAEVAARIVEKVRVNPGNYADKKKFDTLDYTDLEYKGELERIFQKFTPLVKICKEYGTAMRIGTNHGSLSDRIMSRYGDTPQGMVESAMEFMRMCETLGYYNLVVSMKSSNPQVMVQAYRLLVQTMVAEGMNYPLHLGVTEAGDGEDGRIKSAVGIGTLLEDGLGDTVRVSLTEEPEAEAPVAIALVNRYTQRSEVFGAKIGLASVPIHAPESSHFEKHSPYEYKKRETYEANAFIGGHMVPRVVVDLSRENLKDAAVMNAAGYLYSPLLDKYNMAEQSVDFVYLGDSLPSFTLPGNLKQLYNYATWLKLTNKTLCHPLFTIAEYIDKDADRRSALNLVTVKNSDLDTESFGLITMDRSLVFVLETDELHGMADQRTFFLKLQELELDVPVIIKRSYQFESDGLQPERPEDNSGLTSHISYLTSQLQLYAATDLGALLVDGFGDGVWIDAPQIETAVITSTAFGILQATRSRISKTEYISCPSCGRTLFDLMITTQMIRSRTSHLKGLKIGIMGCIVNGPGEMADADYGYVGSGTDKVTLYRGKEAVKKNISSANALDELIGIIKGDGNWLEPA, encoded by the coding sequence ATGAATGCTGATGCCTTAAAAATGCTGCCAGGCCGTTACTGTAATTCGTTAACCGAATACGCCCGCTTTGTTACCCGCGAGGTATTTATCGGCGATGTGCCCATGGGTGGCAACAACCCTATCCGCATCCAAAGCATGACGACTACCGATACCATGGATACCATTGGCACGGTAGAGCAGAGCATCCGCATGGTTGATGCCGGTTGCGAATACGTTCGCATAACTGCGCCCAGTTTAAAGGAAGCTAACAACCTGGCCGAAATAAAAAAGCAACTGCGCCAGCGTGGCTACACCGTACCATTGGTAGCTGATATCCACTTTACGCCAAACGCTGCCGAGGTAGCTGCCCGCATCGTAGAAAAAGTGCGCGTAAACCCTGGCAACTACGCCGATAAAAAGAAATTCGACACGCTGGACTATACCGATCTGGAGTACAAAGGCGAACTGGAACGCATCTTTCAGAAATTCACCCCGCTGGTAAAAATCTGTAAGGAATATGGCACGGCCATGCGGATTGGCACTAACCACGGCTCGCTGAGCGACCGCATCATGAGCCGCTATGGCGATACCCCGCAGGGCATGGTGGAAAGCGCCATGGAGTTTATGCGCATGTGCGAAACATTGGGCTATTACAACCTGGTGGTATCTATGAAAAGCAGTAACCCGCAGGTAATGGTGCAAGCCTACCGCCTGCTGGTACAAACTATGGTAGCCGAAGGTATGAATTACCCGCTGCACCTTGGTGTAACCGAAGCCGGCGACGGCGAAGACGGGCGTATAAAATCAGCCGTTGGTATAGGCACTTTACTGGAAGATGGCCTGGGCGATACCGTCCGCGTTTCCCTTACCGAAGAGCCGGAAGCGGAAGCGCCAGTGGCAATAGCCTTGGTGAACCGTTACACACAAAGGAGTGAGGTTTTCGGAGCGAAGATCGGCCTTGCTAGTGTTCCGATCCACGCACCGGAATCTTCGCACTTTGAAAAACACTCTCCCTACGAATACAAAAAACGCGAAACCTACGAAGCCAATGCTTTTATTGGCGGCCATATGGTGCCAAGAGTAGTGGTTGACCTGTCACGCGAAAATTTGAAGGATGCTGCGGTGATGAATGCCGCCGGTTACCTGTACTCACCACTGCTGGATAAGTACAACATGGCCGAGCAATCGGTAGATTTTGTTTACCTGGGCGATAGCCTGCCATCTTTTACTTTGCCTGGCAACCTAAAGCAGCTATATAATTATGCTACATGGTTAAAGCTGACTAATAAAACGCTTTGCCACCCCCTGTTTACAATAGCAGAATATATAGATAAAGATGCCGACCGCAGATCTGCCCTTAACCTGGTTACGGTAAAAAACAGCGATCTCGATACCGAATCGTTCGGACTGATCACCATGGATAGATCGCTTGTGTTTGTTTTAGAGACAGACGAACTCCACGGCATGGCCGATCAGCGTACCTTCTTCCTCAAATTGCAGGAGCTGGAGCTGGATGTACCCGTGATCATCAAGCGGAGTTATCAGTTTGAGTCGGATGGTCTGCAGCCCGAACGTCCGGAAGATAACTCCGGTCTCACATCTCACATCTCCTATCTCACATCTCAACTGCAGCTTTACGCAGCTACTGATCTCGGCGCCTTGCTGGTAGATGGCTTTGGCGATGGCGTTTGGATCGATGCACCGCAGATAGAAACCGCGGTGATCACATCAACAGCGTTCGGAATTTTACAGGCTACACGCTCACGCATCTCTAAAACAGAATATATCAGCTGTCCCAGCTGTGGCAGAACGCTGTTCGACCTGATGATTACTACCCAAATGATTCGCAGCAGAACCAGCCACCTGAAAGGCCTGAAGATAGGCATCATGGGCTGTATTGTAAACGGCCCCGGTGAAATGGCCGATGCCGATTATGGTTACGTAGGTTCTGGTACGGATAAGGTTACACTCTATCGCGGCAAGGAAGCGGTGAAGAAAAACATCAGCTCGGCTAATGCATTGGATGAATTGATCGGTATCATTAAAGGTGACGGTAACTGGTTGGAGCCTGCTTAA